The Culex pipiens pallens isolate TS chromosome 2, TS_CPP_V2, whole genome shotgun sequence DNA window tttagaattttagaattttagaattttagaattttagaattttagaattttagaattttagaattttagaattttagaattttagaattttagaattttagaattttagaattttagaattttagaattttagaattttagaattttagaattttagaattttagaattttagaattttagaattttagaattttagaatttagaattttagaattttagaattttagaattttagaattttagaattttagaattttagaattttagaattttagaattttagaattttagaattttagaattttagaattttagaattttagaattttagaattttagaattttagaattttagaattttagaattttagaattttagaattttagaattttagaattttagaattttagaattttagaattttagaattttagaattttagaattttagaattttagaattttagaattttagaattttagaattttagaattttagaattttagaattttagaattttagaattttagaattttagaattttagaattttagaattttagaattttagaattttagaattttagaattttagaattttagaattttagaattttagaattttagaattttagaattttagaattttagaattttagaattttagaattttagaattttagaattttagaattttagaattttagaatttagaattttagaattttagaattttagaattttagaattttagaattttagaattttagaattttagaattttagaattttagaattttagaattttagaattttagaattttagaattttagaattttagatttttagaattttagaattttagaattttagaattttagaattttagaattttagaattttagaattttagaattttagaattttagaattttagaattttagaattttagaattttagaattttagaattttagaattttagaattttagaattttagaattttagaattttagaattttagaattttagaattttagaattttagaattttagaattttagaattttagaattttagaattttagaattttagaattttagaattttagaattttagaattttagaattttagaattttagaattttagaattttagaattttagaattttagaattttagaattttagaattttagaattttagaattttagaaatttagaaatttagaattttagaattttagaattttagaattttagaattttagaattttagaattttagaattttagaattttagaattttagaattttagaattttagaattttagaattttagaattttagaattttagaattttagaattttagaattttagaattttagaattttagaattttagaattttagaattttagaattttagaattttagaattttagaattttagaattttagaattttagaattttagaattttagaattttagaattttagaattttagaattttagaattttagaattttagaattttagaattttagaattttagaattttagaattttagaattttagaattttagaattttagaattttagaattttagaattttagaattttagaattttagaattttagaattttagaattttagaattttagaattttagaattttagaattttagaattttagaattttagaattttagaattttagaattttagaattttagaattttagaattttagaattttagaattttagaattttagaattttagaattttagaattttagaattttagaattttagaattttagaattttagaattttagaattttagaattttagaattttagaattttagaattttagaattttagaattttagaattttagaattttagaattttagaattttagaattttagaattttagaattttagaattttagaattttagaattttagaattttagaattttagaattttagaattttagaattttagaattttagaattttagaattttagaatttttgaatttttgaatttttgaattttagaattttagaattttagaattttagaattttagaattttagaattttagaattttagaattttagaattttagaattttagaattttagaattttagaattttagaattttagaattttagaattttagaattttagaattttagaattttagaattttagaattttagaatttttgaatttttgaatttttgaatttttgaatttttgaatttttgaatttttgaatttttgaatttttgaatttttgaatttttgaatttttgaatttttgaatttttgaatttttgaatttttgaatttttgaattttagaattttagaattttagaattttagaattttagaattttagaattttagaattttagaattttagaattttagaatttcagaattttagaattttagaattttagaattttagaattttagaattttagaattttagaattttagaattttagaattttagaattttagaattttgtttgagatttccaaaaaaagtgtccacgtggtttgtgtgttattttattaaattaatctagatgttttttttttttgcaatagtaaataataacttttttcataaagttttttatgttagaaatcattctttagataaaaaTGTCTTTTATTTGCATTTCTGGAAATGTCAGaagtttgaaaatgggatttaagtggccaccctgaaaatagggttttcggaattttgagtacgccgtcaaatcgggcgtccaattttacacaaaagtccctgtgacaccaaatttctatctctccACGGTTTCTAGCTACAAATAACTGAAAAAACCTCCaaggcagacggtaataacaagattcatgccatttcaataacaaatactgttaaaataacaggaagtgttatggaatcttcttgaaaaatccatttttgcataagggtttaataacagtttattttatcataacaaaatttgttattggtctgatattggttgaaagccaaaacaacttgtgaataacatttattgttatggaagaataccgccaactgttattgggatgatcggattagttgttaaaataacaaaaaagaataacaaagatttgttcgaacaaTAAACTCAaagtgttataagtctgttattacaataacaatctaataacaaaaaaaaatcataacgacgaataacaaattttgttataaataacagaatatgttattggcctagtattttcaaatatcaaaaaatgttattcccaagttatttccgtctgctcgggctgtcttagtaaaaatccacaaaaataaaaggggtcgtaccgctccacCGTAACGAGATACCGAcgaatggacctcggattcgtggcaaagtttcacgaaaatcaaagaggggtcggggcgactgctgtgtgagttggcgaagaatgaCCCAGATTatagatttttgcgaaaattaatttcttttgttgaaatgtaaaatgcatttttttagtgTACATATTTTTCCCGAATTGTTCATCATCAGAAATTCTGTTCTCATGATTTTCAGATtctagcgtgcccagctctaTGAGGAAGGTGAGCAATActatggacgttttgaaaaatacgtcatttgtggacatcccctgaccaaatttagaacaaatttctgaggatggtggggtagttgccccatgttgccccaccctgtgcacgtaCCATCTCAGTATGGACAAAGCAATGACGCcaattggcttctttggtcatagggaaggcccctagAAAGTTTagcaaatacaaaaatgcaaaaaatatcgaTGGCCGtcattttagaaaattgttctATTCgggtaaaataaaaaacttgaaaaaattgggaatggacttttttcagtaaaaaaatatatcaataaaTTTCTTCTTTGTTTATTTAACGGaggcctaacatttgaaaaagtgcaaaaacactacttttataaaaaaaaaattgaaagaaaaaacatgtttgtaataaaaataaaagaatagaaatttgattttactatTAAAATGTATTTATGTTACAGGCATGATCTGATCAGTATTACAAAGAACTTTAAACTCTAACTGAGAGCATTTAATTCGAAATATCAACATTAATGTACGGTATCGAAAATCATTCCTAAGAACACCGGTCCTTCCATGTTGTGGCcaataaccctatcaaaaataAGGCTGTTGGGAAGAAacttcattatgatttttttaaatactctaaaaatactaaaaactttGAGGTCTCCACTGCTATGTTAGCATTGCTTAGTTAGCTTAGTATTTTAATAAAGGAACATCTTtcgtaaatattgtttttttctctttcctTCATTTTCAGAGTGTGTGTTTGCCGCCTTTCGCTAAAAGTGTTCTAAAATTCTCACCGCGTCACCGGTGAAAAAAAAGTCTGTGTTCAAAATCGAATAACAAGCCTCGGTAGAAATTGCTAATTGAAACGCTGCCCGTCCACTCTTCACTCCGTCATCATGCCGATCCAAATCGCGAACGAGAGCAACaacagcggcggcggcggtggggCCGGCAACGAGATTAAGGTGAAAATCGCCTACAGCGGCGAGGTGATGATCACCTACATCGACGAGGCCATCACGTACGACGGGCTGTGCCGGGAGATTCGCGAGATTTGCCGGTTCGGCCAGGAGCAGGTCGGTTTCATCGAACGAAAGAATTTGGCGATTGACAAATTGTTGACTTATTGGCTTTTCGCGGTGGGTTTTTTTTGCAGGATTTCACCATGAAGTGGGTCGACGAGGAGAACGATCCCTGTACGATCCAGTCGGACCTGGAGCTGGACGAGGCCATCCGGCTGTACGAGGTGAATCGCGACTCGGAGCTTGTCATACACGGTAAGGGTTCTGGGGGGAGGTGGGAAAAAATCTGTCCTTGCGCGGCGGCGTTGGATAACATCGGGGAGGATGATGCTTTTTTGGAAGGGAGAGTTGACGTAGAACTAtgcttcttgaaaaaaaaaaatcgtttaaatccagatattttaacattctaaactcagataaactaaaaaatttcttgatttttatttctgtagagctcaattttttagttttcttttttgcacattttttaattCCTTAAATTTCTTTGAGTTTCGTTTTAAGTGATTAAAAATTAATGCTTAAATTTCTTGGATTTCTggcatttcttgaatttctataaatttctgttatttcctgaactttttcaatttcttgaacttactaattcttaaaatttgatagataaaaaaatcctatttataTTACTCTTcaaatatcttaaattttatcttgatcttcttgaatttctttaatttaacAAATGCTTGATTCTTttgaatttcattaatttctaaaatttttaatgcttactaatttttgatttttttttattttcttgtgctTCTTGAActcttttaattttgttattttcttgcATTTCATCAAcatgtaaaatttgtttaaattgttttcaattacttaaatttcctaatttgtgattctttttgaaattcttaaaattcttaaaaatctttaattcttgatttttgaatttctgatttttttaaaataaatttcttcattttcttcaattttaagagttttttaaaaaaatattatttttttgattttatatattttttgaatttcttgaaattgttaaatttagatttttcctaattaatttttttcgaaactcttaaattaattatattttttaatttctttttttttaattgtcacaTTTTTGACTGACTcttgagtttaaaaatttaaaaaatttgagaatttctcaaaattttacgaattcatggaatttcaaaatttttttaatcttttatgaatttcttcattttttaaaataatttctttaatttctattatttccttatttttttcaaatcttaaattctctcttatttcatgtatttcttgaactttttaaatcaaGTGTTTTTATTGTATTCCATGTTTTATTTGGTaaatttcttaaagtttttgttttttaaaatttcttaaattttctaaatatctttaaattttcaaatttgtgatttttgttagaattttgaaaattcttgaattgttgattgttttagaatttttgagtattttaattttcttatttttttctgaattttggattttcctaaatttaaatttcttgaattttctagatatcctaaaatttttaaatttgtgattttttttaatttagattttttttaattgttggttgtttttgaatttctaattatttttttttaaatttcttcatttgcctatttttttaaatttttctgaattttggattgttt harbors:
- the LOC120424710 gene encoding protein kinase C iota type-like; amino-acid sequence: MPIQIANESNNSGGGGGAGNEIKVKIAYSGEVMITYIDEAITYDGLCREIREICRFGQEQDFTMKWVDEENDPCTIQSDLELDEAIRLYEVNRDSELVIHVQREVKI